In one window of Saprospiraceae bacterium DNA:
- a CDS encoding right-handed parallel beta-helix repeat-containing protein, which translates to MKFYLLLLSSILATSETLATSFYFSNSTGNDSWSGRLAQPNANQTDGPKRTLNAFNSLVNSVAQPGDSLFFKRGDNWAGTAGIVVNTAQGTEQENIFIGAYGSGIAPVIQKSGTGEILLCRGSNSAAASYLHFQNLRLISNSPVGSRPVGVYVNEGFYSLKPHHILFDSLYISGCQNGMILYQHHIVVQNCILEKNGNQAQGQGIFSSANDVVFKNNVLDSNGCGSVFVHSFYISQCENIVLEGNEIRNADDGLKLRASNNLVIRNNYIHDTYIHSIHAGGDEGRGTQNVIIEGNILQNVPNGLRISSESGTQTSFSENIIVRNNIFPAMVHLSNNGPLRDVYIYNNLFYSSTNQNALLISQAPDPVNLNIKNNIFYKTSASTSHSLVQFVSATGLSGISLDHNLYYYPVGSQNIITVANTPFSNISAFNTSYPNQERNGQQGNPNFVNAPSDFRLSSSSLLSIDKGVQLPGLVDQDLEGMPRPVDGDSDGISKWDIGPYEYCCLVQNKNASSAAFEIDIFPNPASDVLSIRSNIFKLYKIRIIDIYGNILFDSFSDFYHTTIDISNFSKGIYMINFSMEDNSTGSTVFMKI; encoded by the coding sequence ATGAAATTTTATCTGCTTCTTTTATCTTCTATATTGGCAACTTCTGAAACTTTAGCCACTTCCTTTTATTTCTCGAATTCCACAGGTAATGACTCCTGGAGTGGCCGGCTCGCTCAGCCCAATGCCAATCAGACAGACGGACCTAAAAGGACTCTAAATGCCTTTAATTCACTGGTCAATTCAGTTGCTCAACCAGGTGATAGTTTATTCTTCAAACGGGGGGACAACTGGGCAGGAACAGCAGGTATTGTTGTGAACACAGCTCAGGGAACAGAACAAGAAAACATTTTTATTGGAGCATATGGCTCTGGGATTGCTCCCGTAATCCAAAAATCCGGAACAGGGGAAATATTATTATGCAGAGGCTCGAATTCGGCTGCAGCTTCCTATCTTCATTTTCAAAACCTACGACTCATCAGTAATTCACCCGTAGGAAGCCGTCCTGTTGGGGTTTATGTTAATGAAGGATTTTACAGTTTGAAACCTCACCATATTCTGTTTGATAGTTTATATATATCCGGTTGTCAAAACGGAATGATTCTGTATCAGCACCACATCGTTGTACAAAACTGCATTCTCGAAAAAAATGGAAATCAAGCCCAGGGACAGGGCATTTTTTCTTCTGCCAATGATGTTGTATTCAAAAACAATGTATTGGACAGCAATGGCTGTGGAAGTGTTTTCGTCCATAGTTTTTACATCAGTCAGTGTGAAAATATCGTATTGGAAGGTAATGAAATCCGGAATGCAGATGATGGACTCAAATTAAGAGCTTCCAACAACCTCGTGATTCGCAACAATTATATACACGATACTTATATTCATTCTATACATGCAGGAGGAGATGAAGGCCGAGGAACCCAAAATGTAATTATTGAGGGTAATATTCTTCAAAATGTACCCAACGGATTACGGATCAGTTCTGAATCCGGAACACAAACTTCCTTCAGCGAAAATATTATTGTTAGGAATAATATCTTTCCTGCAATGGTTCATCTATCGAATAATGGACCATTGAGAGATGTCTACATCTACAACAATTTATTTTATTCCTCCACGAATCAAAATGCATTACTAATCAGCCAGGCTCCAGACCCTGTTAACCTGAACATAAAGAACAATATTTTTTACAAAACATCTGCATCCACCAGTCATTCCCTCGTGCAATTTGTCTCAGCAACAGGACTTTCCGGAATCTCATTGGACCACAATCTCTACTACTATCCGGTTGGTAGTCAAAACATCATAACGGTAGCAAATACACCATTTAGTAATATCAGTGCTTTCAACACAAGTTACCCCAATCAGGAACGCAATGGACAGCAAGGCAACCCGAATTTTGTAAACGCACCATCTGATTTTCGACTAAGTTCATCAAGTTTACTGTCTATTGATAAAGGAGTTCAACTCCCCGGATTAGTTGACCAGGACCTTGAGGGCATGCCCAGGCCAGTCGACGGCGACTCAGATGGTATTTCAAAATGGGATATCGGACCCTATGAGTATTGCTGCCTCGTCCAAAATAAAAACGCATCATCCGCTGCATTTGAAATCGATATCTTTCCTAATCCTGCATCGGATGTTTTATCCATAAGATCAAACATATTTAAGCTTTACAAGATCCGTATAATCGATATTTATGGAAATATTTTGTTCGATTCCTTCAGCGATTTCTATCATACCACAATTGATATATCAAACTTTTCCAAAGGAATTTACATGATAAATTTCTCCATGGAAGACAATTCAACCGGTTCAACTGTTTTTATGAAAATTTAA
- a CDS encoding T9SS type A sorting domain-containing protein, protein MYIQECNSDPQYIAFGFSQTNNPNGNWHIYVFDSDALGDGSWTDYPKVAINESEVYVSVNLFGRGASGTYKQSVMYQLNKTQGYSGQTMNYKIWTGFQPGTILPIRSGANGLYGPGIYAVQGRAGGTDHFYFYDITGALNDPNSRLLTTKVTTDPYEPSGNAYQLGTTVRLDIGDCRFQDGYYQNGMIHFVFAADDQGYSGIRYHRLDPTKLNGNNYDLVSSSDLRDYVYPAISPFGKVNDQTSIVHFSSSGENHYPDMRAKLYFNDFTSDPSRRIKVGTGSQYSCYSSSKNSARWGDYNGIARHYGKTNPTVWVAGSVGNDINGKWRTYIAEIFSVTTQTNESEKNYKLEVFPNPTSDRYSVILNSDIKEFVKFKLHDIRGKLIAELYEGLLIPGENKFSFSTSQLNNGVYFLIIESNQHEQKKSIQISIYR, encoded by the coding sequence ATGTATATACAGGAATGCAACAGTGACCCTCAGTACATAGCCTTTGGATTTAGCCAAACCAACAATCCCAATGGCAATTGGCATATCTATGTATTTGATTCTGATGCTCTGGGTGATGGTTCCTGGACCGACTACCCCAAAGTTGCAATCAATGAATCAGAAGTCTATGTTTCAGTCAATTTATTTGGCAGAGGTGCTTCCGGTACTTACAAACAGTCTGTCATGTACCAGTTGAATAAAACCCAGGGTTATTCCGGTCAGACCATGAATTACAAAATCTGGACTGGATTTCAACCAGGTACCATTTTACCCATAAGATCCGGAGCCAACGGACTTTATGGACCAGGAATATATGCCGTCCAAGGCAGGGCTGGTGGCACAGATCACTTTTATTTCTACGATATTACGGGTGCATTAAACGATCCGAACAGTCGTTTGCTTACCACTAAAGTTACAACGGATCCTTACGAACCTTCCGGAAATGCATACCAGCTTGGCACAACGGTAAGGTTAGATATCGGAGATTGCAGATTTCAGGATGGGTACTATCAAAACGGGATGATCCATTTTGTTTTTGCTGCCGACGATCAGGGATATAGTGGAATCAGATATCATCGCCTTGATCCAACCAAACTCAATGGAAACAATTACGATCTGGTTTCCTCTTCTGACTTGAGAGATTATGTATATCCTGCCATCTCCCCCTTCGGAAAAGTAAATGACCAAACATCGATCGTTCACTTCAGCTCTTCCGGAGAAAATCACTACCCGGATATGCGCGCTAAGCTTTATTTTAATGATTTCACTTCAGATCCTTCCAGACGAATAAAAGTCGGAACCGGATCTCAATACTCCTGTTATAGTTCGAGTAAGAATTCTGCCAGATGGGGCGATTACAATGGAATTGCCAGGCACTACGGAAAAACCAACCCAACGGTGTGGGTAGCTGGAAGTGTTGGAAACGATATCAATGGAAAGTGGCGGACCTACATAGCAGAAATTTTTTCGGTAACTACGCAAACAAACGAGAGCGAAAAGAATTACAAATTAGAGGTATTTCCAAATCCAACTTCAGACCGGTATTCCGTAATCTTAAATTCCGATATCAAAGAATTCGTAAAATTTAAATTACACGACATCCGTGGAAAATTGATCGCCGAACTTTATGAAGGCTTGCTGATTCCGGGAGAAAACAAATTTTCGTTCAGCACATCACAATTAAACAATGGGGTTTATTTTTTAATCATCGAATCGAACCAACATGAACAAAAGAAATCCATTCAAATTTCTATATATCGTTAG
- a CDS encoding DUF3667 domain-containing protein, with translation MKNCLNCGTQVLGNYCPECGQSAATGKLKWKNILDDLIHTFTHADKSLLGTTRHMILRPGVVLQEYIDGKRKKYQSPISYFIIWVTLSILCHRMIIHKIGFHPVYLEGLTFSSQESTKIFINHGQWLNILSFPLMGLLLYLILSKGLYSYIESLAITSYTMSTTYMFFAVFYLVWGGLLSFNVLHWKFYLFQIIFTNFFIFWVLIKLFYKKQIPHFYSRIAIFLFVNCILILQFLELLCELWIKIEHTFNNS, from the coding sequence ATGAAAAATTGCCTCAATTGCGGAACCCAAGTATTGGGAAATTATTGTCCTGAATGCGGACAATCGGCTGCTACAGGTAAATTAAAATGGAAAAATATTCTTGACGACCTCATCCATACGTTTACACATGCCGATAAAAGCTTACTGGGGACTACCAGGCACATGATTTTAAGGCCTGGTGTTGTCCTACAGGAATATATTGACGGAAAAAGAAAAAAGTACCAATCTCCAATCAGCTATTTTATTATTTGGGTCACGCTGTCCATTCTTTGTCACCGCATGATCATTCATAAAATCGGATTTCATCCGGTCTATCTGGAAGGTCTCACTTTCTCCAGCCAGGAAAGCACAAAGATCTTCATCAATCACGGGCAGTGGCTCAATATCCTGAGTTTTCCCCTCATGGGACTTTTGCTGTATTTGATCCTGAGTAAAGGCCTTTACAGTTATATCGAATCGCTGGCGATTACCAGCTATACTATGTCGACGACTTACATGTTTTTTGCGGTATTTTACCTTGTCTGGGGCGGACTCTTATCATTCAATGTTTTGCATTGGAAATTTTATTTGTTTCAAATCATCTTCACCAACTTCTTTATCTTTTGGGTTTTGATTAAGCTTTTTTACAAAAAACAAATTCCCCATTTTTATAGCAGGATCGCAATTTTTCTCTTCGTAAACTGCATCCTGATCCTGCAGTTTCTTGAATTATTATGCGAGCTTTGGATTAAAATTGAACATACTTTTAATAATTCATAA